One genomic segment of Desulfomicrobium sp. ZS1 includes these proteins:
- the ilvB gene encoding acetolactate synthase large subunit yields the protein MFSMTGAQVTIGLLERQGIRTIAGIPGGANLPLYDALSRSTRIRHVLTRHEQGAGFLAQGMARVTGRPAVCFATSGPGATNILTAIADAKLDSVPVICITGQVPRAMIGTDAFQEVDTYGMSIPITKHNFLVRQARDLLHIIPEAFSIATSGRPGPVLIDIPRDVQLEMVDFGQWPEIGEREPVPAYFDGDLDLAVEMLNSARRPILWLGGGVVASGAGQEMLTLAERLSMPVTSTLMGLTAVPHDHPLNMGMLGMHAQRHTNMALEACDLILAAGVRFDDRATGKVQEFCPQAKVIHIDIDHSELDKLRAASLPILGDVREVVRALLPKVEPAERQEWIGYIEALKRAFPSRIPEQGGHATPLELIRRVGELAGDSAIVVTDVGKHQMWAAQGYPFTPGTGWLTSGGLGTMGFGLPTAIGAALAAPERKVVCFSGDGSLLMNIQEMATAAEQGVDVTVVLMNNASLGLVHQQQELFFKANYFSSIYDVNVDFGLIASGFCWKTWDLAGAADPDAVLGEALAHRGPTLIHVPVDRDEKVWPMVPPGAANRTMLGGECHA from the coding sequence ATGTTTTCCATGACCGGCGCGCAAGTGACCATTGGCCTTCTGGAACGCCAGGGCATCCGCACCATTGCGGGCATCCCCGGCGGCGCAAACCTCCCCCTTTACGACGCGCTTTCACGCAGTACCCGCATCCGTCACGTCCTGACCCGCCACGAGCAGGGCGCGGGCTTTCTGGCCCAGGGCATGGCCCGGGTCACAGGCCGCCCGGCCGTCTGTTTCGCCACCTCCGGGCCCGGCGCGACCAACATCCTGACCGCCATCGCCGACGCCAAGCTCGATTCGGTGCCCGTCATCTGCATTACCGGCCAAGTTCCCCGGGCCATGATCGGCACCGACGCCTTTCAGGAGGTGGACACCTACGGGATGAGCATCCCCATTACCAAGCACAATTTTCTCGTGCGCCAAGCCCGCGACCTCCTGCACATCATTCCCGAGGCTTTTTCCATCGCCACCAGCGGGCGTCCCGGGCCGGTACTGATCGACATCCCCCGCGACGTCCAACTGGAGATGGTCGATTTCGGGCAGTGGCCCGAGATCGGCGAGCGCGAGCCCGTGCCGGCCTATTTTGACGGTGATCTTGACCTGGCCGTGGAGATGCTCAATTCCGCCCGGCGGCCGATTTTATGGCTTGGCGGCGGAGTGGTCGCCTCGGGTGCGGGTCAGGAGATGCTGACGCTGGCCGAGCGCCTCTCCATGCCCGTGACCTCGACGCTGATGGGGCTGACCGCCGTTCCCCACGACCATCCGCTGAACATGGGCATGCTCGGCATGCATGCCCAGCGGCACACCAACATGGCGCTTGAGGCCTGCGACCTCATCCTGGCCGCCGGGGTGCGCTTCGACGATCGCGCCACGGGCAAGGTGCAGGAGTTCTGCCCCCAGGCCAAAGTCATTCACATCGACATCGACCACAGCGAGCTGGACAAACTCAGGGCCGCCTCCCTGCCCATTCTGGGCGATGTGCGCGAAGTGGTGCGCGCTCTGCTGCCCAAGGTCGAACCGGCCGAACGTCAGGAATGGATCGGGTACATCGAGGCCTTGAAGCGGGCCTTTCCCTCCCGCATTCCGGAGCAGGGCGGGCACGCCACTCCGCTGGAACTCATCCGCCGGGTGGGGGAACTGGCCGGAGACTCGGCCATTGTGGTTACCGACGTGGGCAAGCATCAGATGTGGGCGGCGCAGGGCTACCCGTTCACTCCCGGCACCGGCTGGTTGACCTCCGGCGGCCTCGGCACCATGGGTTTCGGGCTGCCCACGGCCATCGGCGCGGCTCTGGCGGCGCCGGAGCGCAAGGTCGTCTGCTTCAGCGGTGACGGCAGCCTGCTCATGAACATTCAGGAAATGGCTACGGCCGCCGAACAGGGCGTGGACGTGACCGTCGTTCTCATGAACAACGCTTCCCTTGGTCTGGTGCACCAGCAGCAGGAACTTTTTTTCAAGGCCAATTATTTTTCATCCATTTACGACGTGAACGTGGATTTCGGGCTCATCGCCTCGGGTTTTTGCTGGAAAACCTGGGACCTGGCCGGAGCCGCCGATCCCGACGCAGTGCTGGGCGAGGCCTTGGCCCACCGGGGGCCGACCCTGATCCATGTCCCGGTGGACCGGGACGAGAAAGTCTGGCCCATGGTCCCTCCCGGGGCCGCCAACAGAACCATGCTTGGAGGTGAATGCCATGCATAG
- a CDS encoding TIGR04283 family arsenosugar biosynthesis glycosyltransferase, translating into MKISVVIPVYREKGIASLLEDLLRRIHSEKASKDTEILVVDGAPEADTLTRISDKPVLRLSCPPGRGVQLNHGAAAAGGDVLLFLHADTVLPENAFALIRQTLRDTHLSGGAFSLRYEPRTPGLSFIAALANLRSRRTRVPYGDQAIFVRRSVFEELNGFASIPIMEDLEFMTRLRRQGHNIRILAMPVRTSARRQLREGILRCTLRNLCLRLLYHCGVPPRVLAGLYHKHGG; encoded by the coding sequence ATGAAGATATCCGTTGTCATCCCGGTCTACCGGGAGAAGGGCATCGCGTCCTTGCTGGAAGACCTCCTGCGACGAATCCATAGTGAAAAAGCAAGCAAGGACACCGAAATACTTGTCGTTGACGGCGCTCCCGAAGCCGACACCCTGACCCGCATCAGCGACAAGCCCGTATTGCGGCTATCCTGCCCGCCCGGCCGGGGAGTGCAGCTGAACCACGGCGCGGCAGCCGCCGGGGGCGACGTTCTGCTTTTTCTGCATGCCGACACCGTCCTGCCCGAAAACGCGTTCGCCCTCATCCGCCAGACCCTACGCGACACACATCTCTCCGGCGGGGCCTTCAGCCTGCGCTATGAACCGCGCACGCCGGGGTTGTCTTTCATCGCCGCGCTGGCCAACCTGCGCTCCAGGCGCACCCGCGTGCCCTACGGGGACCAGGCCATCTTCGTGCGCCGCAGCGTTTTCGAAGAATTGAACGGATTTGCGTCCATACCGATCATGGAAGACCTGGAATTCATGACCCGCCTGCGCAGGCAGGGACACAATATCCGCATCCTGGCCATGCCGGTGCGCACCTCCGCCCGGCGTCAGTTGCGTGAAGGCATCCTGCGCTGCACCCTGCGCAACCTCTGCCTGCGACTCCTTTACCATTGCGGAGTGCCGCCAAGAGTCCTGGCCGGTCTGTATCACAAGCACGGGGGCTGA
- a CDS encoding PAS domain S-box protein has product MPANISLQRQLDHLNRAQRHAGIGSFEHDFSSGATFWSDEQYHLLGFTPEETLPSLDRFLELLDSRDRERFLRKVGVCFTKRRELRTEVRYTPKNGKLRTAQIRAEFEPDESGRIHVLSGTFQDVTDRRAVQSALRQSEAGYRTIFENALEGIYQSTPGGTFLSVNASMAKILRYDDPADLMASIKDIGLDLYADPGDRQRYMELLEENIRVMGFETQVRRKDGSLIWVTLNSTLIRDAGTNRPCLIGTMEDISTRKRFELSLIESDQRFRNLLQQISCIAVSLDNQSRIVFSNPFLHQLSGWSEAELSGQNWFDVFLPAGQRETMSRVLTPHPAPAAHGSESMDTEIRTRQGALRLIRWNTVPDINVQGEIIGVTCLGVDITAIRMARDTLSKSAQMHSMRLRIDDAAHSTPDFATLMRTVHEILCEVIDAKNLITALINTDKNSLEFPYWVDEMTDVSEAAPRIDDLNDPENRRLTLELLRGNIPNILSSSDMTALAEAGKIRLVGVIPQSWMGVPLKVRGKGIGALIVQNYATPKQYTRNDLDILLEVSEQIALAIERQRHDELSQTAEEIFHDIPSGLFIYKYRAPDQLILESANPAALRLIDKRPEEARGTLFTDIWPRGTLQSSYLRCLHTKEPFDKEAHLYEDERIRGYFRIHAFALPGEKVAVAFEDVTERQQVQQALVRAKEMAESANRAKSEFLANISHEVRTPLNGIMGMLQLAMQSEVPPELEDYIRTALESSRNLLRVLNDVLDFTKVDAGKMELVDRDFSLDDLLSQAVNFFRSLAMDKKISLVLSAPRDIGRFVGDEGRLRQILFNLMGNALKFTDTGSVTLEAWPVGEQGDATRILFAVRDEGIGIPTDKLDYVFESFTQVDGTYSRRYQGTGLGLPIVKRLVTLMGGNISVESMEGEGTTIFFVIPLRAAPPLQQVQASAQPDLAMTAVRPLGILLVEDDVVNMTMARRMLEKMGHSVICARNGQEALDTLQAPGVDLVLMDIQMPEMDGIEATEIIRNDPLFTPYARVPIIALTAHAMGGDEEKFLSRGMDAYLSKPFDHARLQELLHRFFG; this is encoded by the coding sequence ATGCCGGCAAACATTTCCCTGCAGCGTCAACTCGACCACCTGAACCGCGCCCAGCGTCACGCAGGCATCGGCTCCTTCGAACATGACTTTTCAAGCGGCGCGACCTTCTGGTCCGACGAACAGTATCATCTGCTCGGATTCACGCCCGAGGAGACGCTTCCATCCCTGGACCGCTTCCTTGAACTGCTGGATTCCCGGGACAGGGAGCGCTTCCTGCGCAAGGTCGGAGTCTGTTTCACCAAGCGGCGCGAACTGCGCACCGAAGTGCGCTACACCCCGAAAAACGGCAAACTCCGTACCGCCCAGATCCGCGCCGAATTCGAACCTGACGAGAGCGGCCGGATTCACGTCCTCTCCGGCACATTTCAGGACGTGACCGACCGCAGAGCCGTGCAGTCGGCGTTGCGTCAGAGCGAAGCCGGCTACCGGACCATCTTTGAAAACGCCCTGGAAGGAATCTACCAATCCACCCCCGGCGGCACATTTCTGAGCGTCAACGCCTCCATGGCCAAAATCCTGCGCTACGACGATCCCGCCGACCTGATGGCAAGCATCAAGGACATTGGCCTCGATCTTTACGCCGATCCCGGCGACCGCCAGCGCTACATGGAACTTCTGGAAGAGAATATCCGGGTCATGGGCTTCGAGACGCAGGTGCGGCGCAAGGACGGCAGCCTTATCTGGGTGACCCTCAACTCCACCCTCATCCGGGACGCGGGCACCAACCGGCCCTGCCTGATCGGAACCATGGAAGACATCAGCACGCGCAAGCGCTTCGAACTGTCGCTGATCGAATCGGACCAGCGCTTTCGGAACCTGCTGCAACAGATCAGCTGCATCGCCGTGTCTCTGGACAATCAAAGCCGGATCGTCTTTTCCAACCCTTTTCTGCACCAGCTGTCCGGATGGAGCGAGGCGGAACTCAGCGGCCAAAACTGGTTCGACGTATTCCTCCCCGCCGGGCAGCGCGAAACCATGAGCAGGGTTCTCACGCCTCACCCCGCGCCGGCCGCGCACGGGTCGGAATCCATGGACACGGAAATCCGGACCCGCCAGGGAGCGCTACGCCTCATCCGCTGGAACACCGTGCCGGACATCAACGTGCAGGGCGAGATCATCGGGGTTACCTGCCTGGGCGTGGATATCACCGCCATCAGGATGGCCCGCGACACCTTGAGCAAGAGCGCCCAGATGCACTCCATGCGCCTGCGCATCGACGACGCGGCCCACTCCACCCCGGATTTTGCCACCCTCATGCGCACCGTTCATGAAATCCTTTGCGAAGTCATCGACGCCAAGAATCTGATCACGGCCCTGATCAACACGGACAAAAATTCATTGGAGTTTCCCTACTGGGTCGATGAAATGACCGATGTCAGCGAGGCGGCCCCACGCATCGACGATCTGAACGATCCCGAAAACCGTCGCCTGACCCTGGAGCTCTTGCGCGGGAACATTCCCAATATTTTAAGCAGCAGCGACATGACCGCCTTGGCCGAGGCGGGAAAAATCCGTTTGGTGGGCGTCATCCCCCAGAGCTGGATGGGCGTGCCTCTAAAGGTGCGCGGCAAGGGCATCGGGGCGCTTATCGTGCAAAACTACGCAACCCCGAAACAATACACCCGGAACGATCTGGACATCCTGCTCGAGGTCTCCGAACAGATCGCTCTGGCCATCGAGCGCCAGCGCCACGACGAGCTTTCCCAGACCGCCGAGGAAATCTTTCACGACATTCCTTCGGGTCTTTTCATCTACAAATACCGGGCACCGGACCAGCTGATCCTGGAAAGCGCCAACCCGGCCGCGCTGCGCCTTATCGACAAGCGTCCCGAAGAGGCCCGCGGCACGCTCTTCACGGACATCTGGCCCCGAGGCACTCTGCAAAGCAGTTACCTGCGCTGCCTGCACACCAAGGAGCCCTTCGACAAGGAAGCGCACCTCTACGAGGACGAACGCATCCGGGGCTATTTCCGTATTCACGCCTTTGCCCTGCCCGGGGAGAAGGTGGCCGTGGCCTTCGAGGACGTCACCGAACGCCAACAGGTTCAGCAGGCCCTGGTCCGCGCCAAGGAGATGGCCGAATCCGCCAACAGGGCGAAAAGCGAGTTCCTGGCCAATATCAGCCACGAGGTGCGCACCCCCTTGAACGGGATCATGGGCATGTTGCAGTTGGCCATGCAGTCGGAGGTGCCGCCGGAGCTGGAGGATTACATACGCACGGCCCTGGAATCGTCGCGCAACCTGCTGCGAGTGCTGAACGATGTGCTCGATTTCACCAAGGTCGATGCGGGAAAAATGGAACTTGTGGACCGGGATTTCAGCCTGGATGATCTGTTGTCCCAGGCCGTGAACTTTTTCAGATCCCTGGCCATGGACAAGAAAATCAGCCTCGTGCTCTCGGCCCCACGCGATATCGGCAGATTTGTCGGAGACGAAGGGCGCCTGCGCCAGATCCTCTTCAACCTGATGGGCAACGCCCTCAAATTCACCGACACGGGCAGCGTAACCCTTGAAGCCTGGCCTGTGGGCGAGCAGGGAGACGCGACCCGCATCCTCTTCGCTGTCAGGGACGAAGGGATCGGCATCCCCACGGACAAACTGGATTATGTCTTCGAATCCTTCACGCAGGTCGACGGCACCTATTCGCGGCGCTACCAAGGGACAGGTCTGGGACTGCCCATCGTCAAACGGCTGGTGACGCTCATGGGCGGCAACATCTCGGTGGAGAGCATGGAAGGAGAAGGCACGACCATCTTCTTCGTCATCCCGCTGCGGGCGGCCCCGCCGCTCCAGCAGGTACAGGCATCGGCGCAGCCCGATCTTGCCATGACCGCTGTGCGCCCGCTTGGCATTCTGCTGGTGGAGGATGACGTGGTGAACATGACCATGGCCAGGCGGATGCTGGAAAAAATGGGGCACAGCGTCATTTGCGCCCGAAACGGCCAGGAAGCCCTCGATACGCTGCAGGCTCCGGGCGTTGATCTGGTGCTCATGGACATCCAGATGCCGGAAATGGACGGGATCGAGGCCACGGAGATTATCCGCAACGATCCCCTCTTCACCCCCTACGCCCGAGTCCCCATCATTGCCCTGACCGCCCACGCCATGGGTGGCGACGAGGAAAAATTCCTGTCGCGCGGCATGGACGCCTATCTCTCCAAGCCCTTCGACCATGCCCGCCTGCAGGAGCTGTTGCACCGCTTTTTCGGCTGA
- a CDS encoding TIGR04282 family arsenosugar biosynthesis glycosyltransferase — protein sequence MRVLVFTKYPQPGMVKTRLGQTVGLEHAAKLHEAFIHDELRMLTELGANVTLCCDPFRPLADYERLFGPELRYTAQHGAHLGERMLHALRTALQEGGDMAVLIGSDLPDLPGQHITEAFAALRAAQVCLGPATDGGFYLLGLREPLPADIFSGVSWSGPQVLKKTRANITAAGLTHHLLPAWPDVDTLDDLSAYAARNRNKKSRSMDLIRALGLVENAWKP from the coding sequence ATGCGCGTGCTCGTCTTCACCAAATATCCGCAGCCCGGCATGGTCAAAACCAGACTGGGGCAAACAGTGGGTCTTGAGCACGCGGCGAAATTACACGAGGCGTTTATCCACGACGAGCTGCGCATGCTGACCGAGCTGGGCGCAAACGTGACCCTGTGCTGCGACCCCTTCCGCCCCCTTGCCGATTACGAGCGGCTCTTCGGCCCCGAACTCCGCTACACGGCGCAGCACGGCGCGCACCTGGGGGAACGCATGCTGCATGCCCTGCGCACCGCGCTGCAGGAAGGCGGCGACATGGCGGTCCTCATCGGCAGCGACCTGCCCGACCTGCCGGGACAGCACATCACAGAGGCGTTCGCAGCCCTGCGTGCCGCCCAGGTCTGCCTGGGTCCGGCTACCGACGGAGGTTTTTACCTTCTGGGCCTGCGCGAGCCCCTGCCCGCTGACATTTTTAGCGGGGTCTCCTGGAGCGGGCCGCAGGTCCTGAAAAAGACCCGGGCCAACATCACGGCCGCAGGCCTCACCCATCATCTCCTGCCAGCCTGGCCGGATGTGGACACGCTGGATGATCTGTCCGCCTATGCCGCCCGCAACCGGAACAAAAAATCACGCTCGATGGATCTCATCCGCGCCCTCGGACTGGTGGAGAACGCATGGAAACCCTGA
- a CDS encoding phosphotransferase family protein gives METLIRSFLLDHGWMQGSPEVSFLAAGEYNQNFLVQCGHQRLVFRINHGSQLGLDDQIGYEFKVLQCVEPSGVTPRPVRVHSDHRPFGGGVMLMQHLPGGALVYERDLERAAGIFARIHALPPCPELLVQEDPIAAIASESLTLINRYPSHALTRQRARLLDYHGRIVRLGEDNRALFAADRLCVVNTEVNSGNFLISPTEAFLVDWEKAVVSSRHQDLGHFLAPTTTLWKSETLFTPQQKNAFLQAYHRQLPESPALKELIHLSRIMEQVIILRGLSWCFMAHHEYTHAAKPLTDAVTRSKIERYMHDMDRIIPALP, from the coding sequence ATGGAAACCCTGATCCGCTCCTTTCTGCTCGATCACGGATGGATGCAGGGCTCGCCAGAAGTCAGCTTCCTGGCCGCCGGCGAGTACAATCAGAATTTTCTGGTGCAATGCGGGCACCAGCGCCTCGTCTTTCGTATCAACCATGGCAGCCAGCTCGGCCTTGACGACCAGATTGGATATGAATTCAAGGTGTTGCAATGCGTCGAACCTTCCGGAGTGACTCCGCGCCCCGTGCGCGTGCATTCGGATCACCGTCCTTTCGGAGGCGGGGTCATGCTCATGCAACATCTGCCGGGCGGAGCGCTGGTCTACGAGCGCGACCTGGAACGCGCGGCAGGCATATTCGCGCGTATTCACGCCCTGCCGCCCTGTCCGGAGTTGCTGGTGCAGGAAGATCCGATCGCGGCCATCGCCTCGGAGAGCCTGACGCTCATCAACCGCTATCCAAGTCATGCCCTGACGCGGCAGCGCGCCCGCCTGCTCGACTATCACGGACGCATCGTGCGCCTGGGCGAGGATAACCGCGCCCTCTTCGCGGCCGACCGCCTCTGCGTGGTCAACACGGAAGTCAATTCCGGCAATTTTCTGATCTCTCCAACAGAGGCGTTTCTGGTGGACTGGGAAAAGGCCGTGGTTTCCAGCCGTCATCAGGATCTGGGCCATTTTCTGGCGCCCACGACCACCCTGTGGAAAAGTGAGACGCTTTTCACCCCGCAGCAGAAAAACGCATTCCTGCAGGCCTACCACCGCCAACTGCCCGAGTCCCCGGCGCTTAAAGAGCTCATCCATCTCAGCCGGATCATGGAACAGGTCATCATCCTGCGCGGCCTGTCCTGGTGCTTCATGGCGCACCATGAATACACCCACGCCGCAAAGCCCCTGACCGATGCCGTGACCCGGTCCAAGATCGAACGCTACATGCACGACATGGATAGAATCATCCCCGCTCTCCCCTGA
- a CDS encoding stress response translation initiation inhibitor YciH, producing the protein MPRDSFKTVYSTEKPVCRKCGRVDCICGQNGPAASGPIRVGRETKGRKGAGVTVVTGLPLPEAELKALLSDCKKRLGCGGTLRGTVLEFQGEHRDTLLAFLKDRGISAKKSGS; encoded by the coding sequence ATGCCTCGTGATTCCTTCAAGACAGTCTACTCCACGGAAAAGCCCGTCTGCCGCAAATGCGGACGGGTGGACTGCATCTGCGGCCAAAACGGACCCGCAGCCTCCGGCCCGATACGGGTCGGCAGGGAAACAAAAGGCCGCAAGGGCGCAGGAGTCACGGTCGTGACCGGCTTGCCCCTGCCGGAGGCAGAACTCAAAGCGCTGCTGTCGGACTGCAAGAAGCGCCTGGGATGCGGCGGCACGCTTCGCGGCACCGTCCTCGAATTCCAGGGGGAACACCGCGACACCCTGCTGGCCTTCCTTAAAGACCGTGGCATATCCGCCAAAAAATCGGGAAGCTGA
- the ilvN gene encoding acetolactate synthase small subunit — MHSDTSRTVLDVLVKNHPGVMSHVCGLFSRRAFNVEAILCLPLDGGEESRIWLLVSEDERLEQMIRQMRKLQDVHDVRLRPAAEETFAQLGQIMSA; from the coding sequence ATGCATAGCGATACGTCACGCACCGTCCTTGATGTGCTGGTCAAAAACCATCCTGGGGTCATGTCCCATGTCTGCGGTCTTTTTTCGCGGCGCGCCTTCAATGTCGAGGCCATCCTGTGCCTGCCGCTTGACGGTGGAGAGGAGAGCCGCATCTGGCTTCTGGTCAGCGAGGATGAACGGTTGGAGCAGATGATCCGGCAGATGCGCAAATTGCAGGATGTGCACGACGTGCGTCTGCGGCCCGCAGCGGAAGAGACTTTTGCTCAGCTTGGCCAGATCATGAGCGCCTGA
- a CDS encoding FeoA family protein produces the protein MFFCKLKDTANGVRTLCDLKDGEKAVVQCLIKSQGCHLSKLAAMGITPGTQIEMISNSRGPLMVLVRSSRLCLCRSLGKSVVVE, from the coding sequence ATGTTTTTCTGCAAACTCAAAGACACGGCCAATGGGGTCCGCACCCTCTGCGACTTGAAGGACGGCGAAAAAGCGGTGGTCCAATGTCTGATCAAATCCCAGGGCTGTCATCTGAGCAAGCTCGCAGCCATGGGCATTACCCCGGGCACGCAGATTGAGATGATCTCCAACTCAAGGGGCCCGCTCATGGTTCTGGTCCGCTCATCCCGGCTATGCCTATGTCGCAGCCTGGGAAAATCCGTTGTGGTGGAATGA
- the greA gene encoding transcription elongation factor GreA codes for MNRIPISVEGFKRLEKELDDLKKERPAIIQAIKEAREEGDLRENAGYDAARERQGMLEARISHIESRMIRFEVIDIDTLQSDRAVFGATVTVEDVETEERKTYTLLGADEADHTKGTISIESPVGRALLGKQEGDEISVQVPKGRVDYEVISVSFLGTAGLK; via the coding sequence ATGAACAGGATTCCCATTTCAGTCGAAGGCTTCAAGCGTTTGGAAAAGGAACTCGACGACCTCAAGAAAGAACGGCCGGCCATTATCCAGGCCATCAAAGAGGCCCGCGAAGAAGGCGACCTGCGCGAGAACGCCGGTTACGACGCCGCGCGTGAACGCCAGGGCATGCTGGAAGCGCGGATCAGTCATATCGAATCACGCATGATTCGTTTTGAAGTCATTGATATCGATACGCTGCAGAGCGACCGGGCTGTCTTCGGGGCCACCGTGACCGTGGAGGACGTGGAGACCGAAGAGCGCAAGACCTACACCCTGCTCGGGGCCGACGAGGCCGATCACACCAAGGGCACCATCTCCATCGAGTCCCCCGTGGGCCGCGCCCTGCTCGGCAAGCAGGAGGGCGACGAGATCTCCGTGCAGGTCCCCAAGGGCCGCGTGGACTACGAGGTCATTTCCGTCAGCTTCCTCGGCACGGCCGGACTGAAGTAA